A portion of the Deferrivibrio essentukiensis genome contains these proteins:
- the nqrC gene encoding NADH:ubiquinone reductase (Na(+)-transporting) subunit C, producing the protein MQQESNKKIFLTALILALFFSFVVSLAAVLLKPIQQKNEELERNKNVLLAAGKNINNLDEEFKKIKIFYFDLKSKRVEIADDVSKYFKNFKKISENPQTSIKVEEGLEGFKSIPAKIPFYAFYENGNLDCIVLPIYGNGLWSTMYGFIAIEKDGNTIKGLTFYDQKETPGLGGEVDNPKWKSLWKSKKIFDKNGNLKIEVIKGNPDKNSENWQYQIDGLSGATMTTNGVNSFVRFWLSDKGFGYLLKYLNEHKELPIEKN; encoded by the coding sequence ATGCAACAAGAATCTAACAAAAAAATATTTCTTACGGCACTTATTTTGGCACTGTTTTTCTCATTTGTTGTATCGCTGGCTGCTGTGTTGCTAAAACCTATTCAGCAAAAAAATGAAGAGCTTGAGAGAAACAAAAACGTCCTTCTTGCTGCGGGAAAAAATATTAATAATCTTGATGAAGAGTTTAAAAAAATTAAAATATTTTACTTCGATCTTAAATCAAAAAGAGTAGAAATTGCTGATGATGTTAGTAAATATTTTAAAAACTTCAAAAAAATATCTGAAAACCCTCAAACAAGTATAAAAGTTGAAGAAGGGCTTGAAGGATTCAAAAGTATACCTGCCAAAATTCCTTTTTACGCATTTTATGAGAATGGGAATTTAGACTGTATCGTGCTGCCAATTTACGGTAACGGTTTATGGTCAACGATGTACGGTTTTATAGCTATAGAGAAAGACGGAAACACCATAAAAGGGTTAACCTTTTATGATCAAAAAGAAACACCCGGTCTTGGTGGAGAAGTGGATAATCCTAAATGGAAATCTCTCTGGAAATCCAAAAAAATATTTGATAAAAATGGTAATCTGAAAATTGAGGTTATAAAAGGAAACCCTGATAAAAATAGCGAAAATTGGCAATACCAAATCGATGGTCTCTCAGGGGCTACAATGACTACTAATGGGGTTAACTCATTTGTAAGATTCTGGCTTAGCGATAAAGGGTTTGGCTATCTTTTAAAATACCTAAATGAACACAAGGAGTTGCCAATTGAAAAGAATTAA
- a CDS encoding FKBP-type peptidyl-prolyl cis-trans isomerase — protein MSVQKDSKIKFHYSVTIEDGTVVDSTIDENPLEVQLGNNELLPKLEEGLVGMNKGDEKTITLAPEDAFGPVMDEAITDIPRGNIELDESVQEGMFIDLSDEKDQMYRGLVKELNDEFVKIDFNHPLAGKTLTFSVKIEEIL, from the coding sequence ATGTCAGTACAAAAAGATTCAAAAATTAAATTTCACTATTCTGTGACAATTGAGGATGGAACTGTTGTTGATTCAACGATAGATGAAAATCCATTGGAAGTTCAGCTTGGTAACAATGAACTTTTACCAAAGCTTGAAGAAGGTCTGGTAGGTATGAACAAAGGGGATGAAAAAACAATTACCCTTGCACCTGAAGATGCATTTGGTCCCGTTATGGATGAGGCGATTACAGATATTCCAAGAGGTAATATTGAGCTTGACGAATCTGTTCAGGAAGGGATGTTTATTGACCTTAGCGATGAAAAGGATCAGATGTACAGAGGATTGGTTAAAGAATTAAATGATGAGTTTGTAAAAATAGACTTTAACCATCCATTGGCAGGAAAAACACTTACTTTTAGTGTTAAAATTGAGGAAATTTTATAA
- a CDS encoding acyl-CoA thioesterase codes for METYALVRPEHLNHHGYLFGGVLLKWIDEYAWLAATLEYPAATFVTVALNDINFKKRVENGSILRFHIKNIKKGNTSVTYEVNVFAKPPSPDSDEFHAFSTEITFVNLDKSGKPVKI; via the coding sequence ATGGAAACTTACGCTCTTGTAAGACCCGAACATTTAAATCATCACGGTTATCTGTTTGGCGGTGTTTTATTAAAATGGATTGATGAGTATGCATGGCTTGCAGCAACCCTTGAGTACCCGGCCGCTACATTTGTAACTGTCGCTTTGAATGATATAAATTTCAAAAAAAGGGTGGAAAATGGAAGTATCTTGAGATTTCACATAAAAAATATAAAGAAAGGCAATACTTCAGTTACCTATGAAGTCAATGTTTTTGCCAAACCACCTTCGCCTGACTCTGATGAATTTCATGCATTTTCTACAGAAATCACCTTTGTAAATCTTGATAAATCTGGGAAACCAGTTAAAATTTAA
- a CDS encoding NADH:ubiquinone reductase (Na(+)-transporting) subunit D has product MNTRSCQLKRINLFFDPIFKNNPIAVQILGICSALAVTSNLKTSVVMALSVTAVLSISNFAISAIRNFIPPSIRIIVEMTVIASLVIVADQVIKAFMYDISKQLSVFVGLIITNCILMGRAEAFALKNKPIDSLLDGLGNGIGYGLILIIVGFFREIIGSGKLFGIEVLTTVNNGGWYTPNGLFLLAPSAFFLIGLIIWGVKLLIKEEK; this is encoded by the coding sequence ATGAACACAAGGAGTTGCCAATTGAAAAGAATTAACCTATTTTTTGACCCTATTTTTAAAAATAACCCTATAGCTGTTCAGATTTTAGGAATATGCTCAGCTCTTGCGGTTACCTCAAACTTAAAAACCTCTGTAGTAATGGCCTTATCGGTTACAGCTGTATTAAGTATTTCTAACTTTGCTATAAGCGCAATCAGAAACTTTATTCCGCCAAGCATTAGAATAATTGTTGAAATGACTGTAATTGCATCACTTGTAATTGTTGCAGATCAGGTGATAAAGGCTTTTATGTACGATATTAGCAAGCAGTTATCCGTTTTTGTGGGGCTTATAATCACAAACTGTATCCTTATGGGTAGGGCTGAAGCATTTGCATTGAAAAATAAACCTATAGACAGCCTTCTTGACGGCCTTGGAAACGGTATAGGGTATGGGCTTATTCTAATTATTGTAGGTTTTTTCAGAGAAATTATCGGCTCTGGAAAACTTTTTGGCATTGAAGTATTAACTACCGTTAATAATGGCGGTTGGTACACTCCAAATGGCCTTTTTTTACTTGCCCCAAGTGCTTTTTTTCTTATAGGCCTTATTATATGGGGTGTAAAATTACTTATTAAGGAAGAAAAATAA
- the nqrF gene encoding NADH:ubiquinone reductase (Na(+)-transporting) subunit F, whose product MTVIVLGVVFFTLIILILVGFIIESKKRLVPQGKLKIIVNNDKENPIIVNPGEKLLNALANNQIFVSSACGGGGSCGQCKVKVLDKEQKLLPTEKSHINKKQAKEGYRLSCQLPVKKDLRIELPPEIFSAKKMECEVISNDNVATFIKEFTLKLPEGIDLDFEAGGYIQIIVPPYEVDFKDFDIGEQYIKDWQDTGLLSLKSKVDEEVIRAYSMANYPLEKGIIKLNVRIATPPLYDCTIPPGKGSSYIFSRKPGDKVMIMGPFGEFKASDTDAEMVFIGGGAGMAPLRSIIFDQLLRLNSKRKISFWYGARSLKEIFYKEDFDNLAKKYDNFTWNVALSQPLPEDNWTGYTGFIHTVVYENYLKNHPAPEDVEYYLCGPPMMLDSVLNMLDSLGVEKENIRFDDFGS is encoded by the coding sequence ATGACAGTAATAGTTTTAGGTGTAGTATTTTTTACGCTAATTATATTAATCCTTGTTGGCTTTATAATAGAATCCAAAAAAAGACTTGTTCCCCAGGGGAAGTTGAAAATAATTGTAAATAACGATAAAGAAAATCCAATAATAGTAAATCCCGGGGAAAAACTTCTTAATGCACTGGCTAATAATCAGATTTTTGTTTCTTCTGCTTGCGGTGGCGGCGGCTCATGCGGCCAATGTAAAGTAAAAGTATTGGATAAAGAGCAAAAACTTTTACCCACAGAAAAATCTCATATCAATAAAAAACAAGCAAAGGAAGGGTACAGGCTTTCTTGTCAGCTCCCTGTAAAAAAAGATTTGAGAATTGAACTCCCGCCTGAAATTTTCAGTGCAAAAAAGATGGAGTGTGAAGTTATATCCAATGATAATGTTGCTACATTTATAAAAGAGTTCACTTTAAAACTCCCTGAAGGGATCGACCTTGATTTTGAAGCAGGAGGGTATATTCAAATTATAGTTCCCCCTTATGAAGTAGATTTTAAAGATTTTGACATTGGTGAGCAATATATCAAAGACTGGCAGGATACCGGCCTTTTGAGCCTTAAATCAAAGGTAGATGAAGAAGTAATCAGAGCCTACTCAATGGCAAACTATCCGCTTGAAAAAGGTATTATTAAGTTAAATGTAAGAATTGCCACTCCACCCCTTTATGATTGCACCATTCCTCCGGGAAAAGGTTCATCTTATATCTTTAGTAGAAAACCCGGCGATAAGGTTATGATAATGGGGCCATTTGGTGAATTCAAAGCATCAGATACAGATGCAGAAATGGTTTTTATCGGTGGTGGAGCAGGTATGGCACCACTAAGATCTATTATTTTTGACCAACTGTTAAGACTTAATTCCAAGCGAAAAATAAGCTTTTGGTATGGGGCAAGAAGTTTGAAAGAGATATTTTACAAGGAAGATTTTGATAATTTAGCCAAAAAGTATGATAACTTTACCTGGAATGTTGCTTTGAGCCAACCTTTGCCTGAGGACAACTGGACAGGTTATACAGGTTTTATACATACTGTTGTATATGAAAATTACCTCAAAAACCACCCTGCTCCTGAGGATGTGGAATATTATCTTTGCGGGCCACCTATGATGCTTGATTCGGTACTAAATATGCTTGATAGCCTTGGCGTTGAAAAAGAAAATATAAGATTTGATGATTTCGGAAGTTAA
- a CDS encoding AAA family ATPase produces MKIAITGKQCAGKTTLKKLFIKKYGGIEIKFIDKLYQINDLLGVRKNRGFMQDLGEAVRKYFGQDYFVKDFIKRATNCQDNLFCDDVRKVLEFEATKKSGFYTIYIEANPEIRKQRAQKLGLDFIENHPAENEIILLRDKCDIVIENNDSIDKLKYFVDNFEA; encoded by the coding sequence ATGAAAATTGCTATAACAGGTAAACAATGTGCAGGTAAAACAACATTAAAAAAACTATTTATAAAAAAATATGGTGGAATAGAGATAAAGTTTATCGACAAACTATATCAGATTAACGATTTACTGGGTGTCCGCAAAAACAGGGGATTTATGCAGGATTTAGGAGAAGCTGTCAGAAAATATTTCGGGCAGGATTATTTTGTAAAAGATTTTATTAAAAGAGCAACAAATTGTCAGGACAACCTTTTTTGTGATGACGTGCGCAAAGTTTTGGAATTTGAAGCAACCAAAAAAAGTGGATTTTACACGATTTATATAGAAGCAAACCCGGAAATAAGAAAACAGAGGGCACAAAAGTTAGGACTTGATTTTATTGAAAACCACCCTGCGGAAAATGAAATCATATTGTTGAGAGACAAATGTGATATTGTTATAGAAAATAATGACTCTATTGATAAATTGAAATATTTTGTTGATAATTTTGAGGCATAG
- the nqrE gene encoding NADH:ubiquinone reductase (Na(+)-transporting) subunit E, translating to MLEAYLSLFVKSVFVENMALAFFLGMCTFLAVSKQIETAKGLGIAVIVVQTITVPVNNLIYQHILREGALSWLGFENVDLTFIGLVTYIGVIAALVQVLEMFLDKFMPALYNALGIFLPLITVNCAILGGTLFMVQRNYNFGESVVYGLGSGVGWALAIVTLAGIREKMKYSDVPKGLDGIGITFIMAGIMAIAFMLFSGIKL from the coding sequence ATGCTTGAAGCTTATTTAAGCCTCTTTGTAAAATCTGTATTCGTAGAAAATATGGCATTAGCCTTTTTCTTGGGAATGTGTACTTTTTTGGCTGTTTCCAAACAAATTGAGACAGCTAAGGGACTCGGTATTGCAGTAATAGTTGTACAAACAATAACCGTACCTGTTAACAACCTTATATATCAACACATTTTAAGAGAAGGCGCATTGTCGTGGTTGGGGTTTGAAAATGTAGACCTTACATTTATCGGGCTTGTTACATATATAGGCGTTATTGCAGCATTGGTACAAGTACTTGAAATGTTTCTTGATAAATTTATGCCTGCTTTATACAACGCACTTGGGATATTTCTTCCACTTATAACCGTAAACTGTGCTATTTTGGGTGGCACACTCTTTATGGTGCAAAGAAACTATAACTTTGGAGAAAGTGTTGTTTATGGTCTTGGGTCAGGTGTTGGATGGGCACTTGCTATTGTAACATTGGCGGGAATTAGGGAAAAAATGAAGTATTCTGATGTTCCAAAAGGATTAGATGGAATAGGAATCACATTTATAATGGCCGGGATTATGGCAATTGCTTTTATGCTATTTTCGGGAATTAAACTTTAA